The Amycolatopsis sp. QT-25 genomic sequence GACTGACCGCCGCCGCCGGCTGCGGCGGGCTTCTCGGGCTCGGCGGTGTCGCGTACACGATCGCCCGGCTCAGCACCCTGGTCGGCCTTCCCGCTGGCGACCTCATCGAGCAGGCCGTCGACCTGATGCCCGAAGCCACCCCCGAGACGCCGTCCGGTTTCACGACGGGGCTGGCGGGCGGGGTCGCGTCGATGCGCTCGGTGTATGTCCAAACAGGACTGGAGGCGGCACTGAAGCGGGCGGACCGCTACACCGGGCAGCTACTGGAGCGCGACCGTCCACATGAGACGGGTTTCGCCCGCGGTCCGGCCGGGATCGACTGGGTCCTGCGGGCACACGACCGGTCCGGCGAAGAACCACCCCGAAAGGCGGACGTTCGGGCGGAAAGCACCGGCGGCTGGTGCGAAGGTCTCGCGGGTGCGGCGCTCGGCCAGGCCGCCCACCTGGCGGATCCCGGATACGCCCGTGACCTGGACCGGACGATCAACCGGCTGGCCGACGGGGCACCGCTGAAGGATCTCAGCCTCTGCCACGGCGAATCCGGAGTACTGGAAGTGTTGTGCGTGCTGGCGGAGAACGGGCACACTGGCGCCGCAGCCGCGGTACGCCGCCGTACCGGTCATCTGCTCGCCGCCATCGATCAGCGCGGTGCCCGCTGCGGCACCCCGGGCGCGGTCCCCGCGCCAGGGCTGCTGAACGGTCTGGCGGGGATCGGCTACGGCCTGCTGCGGCTGGGCTTCGGCGACCGGGTCCCGTCCGCGCTGCTGCTCCGCCCCGACCGGCCGCATCCCGCGGCCACCGTTGTCCCGCCGGTAAACCGAGTATGAGGAGAAGAACCGAATGTACGAAAGAGATCTGTCCGCCACCGAAGACGTCCTCGGCGCCGTGAACCTGCCCCGCGCCCTCGAGGTCGGCTCGCGCAACCACGCGCTGGCGGGCAGCAAACCGCGGCTGAGCGCCAACCCGCTCGCCACCCTGTCCACGGACCCCGGTTCGCCGTCCGTCGTCAGCCTTCTCGCCGGCGGTTGGATCTGAGGTTCGCCGAAGCTCACGAAGGCGGGTTCGCGCCGCCCGCCTTCGTGATCGCTTCTCCCCGTGACCGCGGAATCCGCTCGCTATAGTCACGATGGTGGGATTCCGTTCGTCGCGGGTGATCGGTCGCGACGCCGAGCTGAACGAGCTTTCCGAAGCTCTCGATCGCGCCATCGCGGGTCGCGGCGGCGCGATCTTCCTCGTCGGCGAAGGCGGCATCGGCAAATCCCGCCTGGCCATCGAAGCCGCCTCCCGAGCGGTCGCCGCCGACATCCCGGTTCTGCAGGGAAGGGCGGGTTCGATCGGTCCGCTCGTCCCGTTCCGGCCGCTGACCCAGGCACTGTTGTCGCACTTCCGCGGCGGCGGCCCGCCGGCGGCAGCCGAACTCGACCCGTTCATCCCGGTACTCGCCCAGCTCGTTCCCGACTGGAGCCAAGGCGACCGGCCACGGGAATCGGGCTCCCTGCTGGTCCTCGCCGAAGCGGTGTTCCGGCTGCTGGCCGTCACCAGCCGTGACCGCGGGGCGCTCCTGGTCCTCGACGACCTCCAGGACGCCGACGCCGAAACGCTGTTCATCCTCGAATACCTCGTCGACAACCTGCCCGCGGCGCAGACCCTGTTCGTCGGCACGCTCCGCAACGAACCCTCCGACGCCCTCCACCTCGCGACCTCCGGTGCCCAGCGAATGAGCTGCACCGTCGTCGAACTCGGCAGGCTCGGTCTCGCCGACACCCGCGCACTCGCCGCGGCCTGTCTGGACACGGAACCGGGGAACCTTCCGTCGCCCGCGGCGGAACTGTTGTGGCGCAACAGCGCCGGCCTGCCGTTCATCGTGGAGGAACTGCTGCACGGTATGGTGAACGAGGGGCTGCTGGTCGAGGGCCGGGACGGCTGGCGGGTCATCGGCGAACTCCGCGCCCGCGTACCCGCCGCCCTGGTCACCAGTATCGGCGTCCGGATGGAGCAACTCGGCGAGCAGGCGGGCGAACTGCTGTCGGTCGCCGCGGTCATCGGCCGCCGTTTCCCGCTGACGGTGGTGCAGACGGTCACCGGCACCAACGACCGGACGCTGCACAACCACTTGAGCGCCGCGGTCTCGGCGAACCTGGTGACCACCGACGAGACGACGCCGGGCTGGTACGCCTTCCGTCATCCGTTGACCGCGGAAGCGTTGCTGGCACGCCAGTCACCGGCCCGGAAGGCGGCGCTCGCCCGTCAAGCCGCCGACGTGGTCGAGAAGCTGTACCCGGGTTTGCCGGGCGATCTGTGCGCGCTCGTCGCGTCGCTCCGGCTGACCGCGATGGACGAACGGGCCGCGGGCCACCTGTTCGCGCGGACCGGCCGTCGCGCCCTCGACGCCGGTGCCGCGGATTCCGCGGTCACGATGCTCACCAAAGCCGTCGACCTGCTCGCCGGGGCCGACGCGGGTGACCGGGCCGAGGTGCTGGAGACACTGTTGTACGCGCTCGGGCAGACCGGCCAATTCGACCGCGCCGTCGAACTTTCGGCGGGCTTCGGCGAGATCGGCACGCTCGAACGGGCAGCCAAACTGCACACTCAGCTCGCCTGGGCCGCCTACATCGCCGGACGGCACGACGAATGCCTCGGTCAGATCGAACGCGCCCGCGCTCCGCTCGGTTCGGCGATCTCGCCCGCTCAGCGGGCCGCGCTCGACGCCGTCGAAGCGAATCTCTGGCTCGACGTCCCCGGCAAGACCGGCACGGCGGAACGGCTCGCGCGTCAGGCGTGGAAGGTGGCCGAGAAGACCGAACAGCCGTTCGTCGTATGTCAGGCACTGCAGGTGCTCGGCATGCTCGCGCTGTCGCGGGACCTCTCCGAATCCGAGCAGTACATGCAGCTCGCGCGGCGAACCGCGGAGGACAACCACCTGCACCACCTCCGCACCCAGGCGCTGGTCCGGCTCGGCGGGCATCGCGTGCTGATGAACGGTGACGAGCAGACCCTGCTGCTCGCCCGCGCGGACGCCCAGCGGACCGGGTCGATCACCCTGCACTGCGCGGTCGATTCGGTGCGCACCATGCACGCGATCCTGCGCTGCGAGTTCGACACCGCGCACGCACTGCTGGAAGAGAATCTCGCCGTGCTCGGCAGGCTCCGGCTGACCGCGTTGCTCCAGTACGCGCATATGACCAGGGCGATGTCGGCCGGGCACCGCGCCGACCGCCCGGCGATGGAGCGGGCACTCGACGACTTCCGGAAGAGCGGTGGCGAGAACGCGCAGGAGATGGTGCTGAGCATCGGGCTGGCACGGGTCTTCTGTTCGCTGCTCGAGGAGGATTTCGAACGGGCTCGCCGCGAACTCGACCAGGTCATCGAACTGGAGGACCGGCGGCCGAGCCGATTCCACCTCGCCGGACAGCACGGGCTCCGGACGCTCGTCGACACCCTCGGCGGTGCTCGCTGTCCGGAGGCGGGCTCCGCCGTGAGCGGGATGCGATGGAACCGGCAGTTCGTCGAGTTCGCGCACGCCGTCGAGCACGGCAGGCGCGGCGACACGGTGGAAGCCGAACGGTCGGTGGCCGCCGCGCTGGAGACGTCGGTGCCCTATCCCCTCGCCCGGCACCTCGGGCTCCGGCTGATCGCCGAACCGGCCGCCGCCGACGGCTGGGGGGATCCGGCAGGCTGGCTCAACGAGGCCGAGCAGTACTTCCACGGCAGGAACATCCAGGCGGTCGCCGCCGCCTGCCGGAGCCTGCTGCGCAAGCTCGGCGCCCCCGTGCGACAGCGCCGGTCCGGGGTCGACCGGGTCCCCGGTGACCTGCGCGCGTCCGGGGTCACCGTCCGCGAATACGAGGTGCTGGTGCTGCTCGCCGAGCGCATGGGCAACAAGGACATCGGCGCCCGGCTGCACATCTCGCCCCGCACGGTCGAGAAGCACGTCGCGAGCCTGCTCGCCAAGACCGGCCTCGCCGATCGTTCGGCCCTCGCCGAACACGTCGCCGGGCCACGACCTGGCATGCTGTGAACCATGAGCGACCTCACCGTCTACGGCGCCGGCTGGTGCCCCGACGTCGAACGCAGCCGTGCCCTGCTGGACGCGAAAGGCATCGAGTACGACTACATCGACGTCGAAGCGAACACCACCGCCGAGGAAACCGTACGAGCGCTGCAAAACGGTGAACGCCGGATCCCGACCATCGTCTGGCCGGACGGCACCCACCTGGTCGAACCGAGCGACCACGAACTCACCACGCACCTGAACCGATGACCCTTCCGGACGTCCCGGTGGGCACGAGGGTCGTCGTGCGACACCGGATCGAAGGCGGATTCACCGACGCGCTCGGCTACCTGCGCTCCCGTGACGACGCGGAATGCACGGTGGAGACCAAACGCGGGCTCGTGACGATCCCGCTGGCGGACATCGTGCTGGCGAAGACCGTTCCTCCTCCCCCGCGACCGCGTCCTCGCCCGGCCTGATCACTGTTTCGTCCCGGCGCTTCCGGGTAAGTGAGGGAATCCCCTTCAGGAGGTCCCCTTGGCTGCCACAACAGAAGACCCGGACGGTCCCACGGAATTGTCCCGCCGATCGTGGTGGGCGGTGCTCAAACGGACGTTCACCCAGTTCAACCACGACAACATGCTGGACTGGGCGGCCGCCCTCACTTATTACGGCGTCCTCTCGCTCTTCCCCGGGCTGCTGGTCCTCACCGCGATCCTCGGTCTACTCGGCCCGTCCGCGACCCAGAGCCTGATCGACAACGTCGGCCGGATCGCCCCCGGCCAGGGCCGGGACATCCTGGTCGGCGCGATCGAGGAGCTGTCCAAGTCCGGCGGACTGGCCGGAACGGCGGCGATCATCGGCTTCGTGGGCGCGTTGTGGTCGGCGTCCGGCTACATCGGCGCGTTCATGCGTGCGTCCAACGTCATCTACTCGATGCCCGAAGGCCGCCCGATCTGGAAGACCGTGCCCTTGCGGGTCGGACTCACCATCGCCGTCCTGATCGTCCTCGCCCTGTGTGCCGCCGGCGTGGTGGCGACCGGCGGGGTCGCACGCTACCTCGGAGATCTGATCGGCCTCGGTTCGACCGGTGTCCTGGTCTGGGACATCGCGAAATGGCCGGTGATCGCTTTGCTGGCGGGCTTGGCGTTCGCGATGCTCTACTGGGTGAGCCCCAACGTGCGGCAGCCGAAGTTCCGCTGGCTGACGCCGGGCGGGCTCGTGGCCGTGGTGCTCTGGGCCGCCGCCACCGCCGGATTCGCCTTCTACGTGAGCAATTTCGGCTCGTACAACAAGGTCTACGGTTCGCTCGCCGGGGTCATCGTGTTCCTGATCTGGCTGTGGATCTCGAACATCGCCGTCCTCCTCGGCGCCGAGCTGGACGCCGAACTCACGCGGGGCAAGGAGCGTGCCTCCGGACGCCCCGCCGAAAGCGAGCCGTTCCTCCCGCCGCGTGACACCAGGGCGATGGACGACGACGAAGCGGCCGCCGTCGCCGAAGCCGAAGCGAAGGCCGCCGACTGATTCCTTCGGCCGACACCGCACATGTCGAGGGCAAGGCAACCGTGTCCGGACGTCGAAGCCTTGCCTGGCGTGATCGCCACCGGGATCGAGTGCTTTGCGTAGCCTCGCGCCGGGGTCGTGAGGGTGAGGACGGCTAGGGCCAAGAGTGTCTCGGATACCTACTGCATTCGAGCTTCGGCTGATCGCAGATCTGTGAGGGCCTCCTTCCCCGGCTGAAAGCCCGGGAAGGAAGCCCTCACGTACTTCAACAGGGTGTGGGTCGGGTTTCGTCGGCCGTGCCGGTGCGCCTGAGGTACATGAAGGCCCCCTTCCTTGCGCCCAGCGCAAGGAAGGGGGCCTTCATGTACCTCCGTGAGAG encodes the following:
- a CDS encoding YihY/virulence factor BrkB family protein; translated protein: MAATTEDPDGPTELSRRSWWAVLKRTFTQFNHDNMLDWAAALTYYGVLSLFPGLLVLTAILGLLGPSATQSLIDNVGRIAPGQGRDILVGAIEELSKSGGLAGTAAIIGFVGALWSASGYIGAFMRASNVIYSMPEGRPIWKTVPLRVGLTIAVLIVLALCAAGVVATGGVARYLGDLIGLGSTGVLVWDIAKWPVIALLAGLAFAMLYWVSPNVRQPKFRWLTPGGLVAVVLWAAATAGFAFYVSNFGSYNKVYGSLAGVIVFLIWLWISNIAVLLGAELDAELTRGKERASGRPAESEPFLPPRDTRAMDDDEAAAVAEAEAKAAD
- a CDS encoding glutaredoxin domain-containing protein; translated protein: MSDLTVYGAGWCPDVERSRALLDAKGIEYDYIDVEANTTAEETVRALQNGERRIPTIVWPDGTHLVEPSDHELTTHLNR
- a CDS encoding ferrous iron transport protein A produces the protein MTLPDVPVGTRVVVRHRIEGGFTDALGYLRSRDDAECTVETKRGLVTIPLADIVLAKTVPPPPRPRPRPA
- a CDS encoding LuxR family transcriptional regulator; translation: MVGFRSSRVIGRDAELNELSEALDRAIAGRGGAIFLVGEGGIGKSRLAIEAASRAVAADIPVLQGRAGSIGPLVPFRPLTQALLSHFRGGGPPAAAELDPFIPVLAQLVPDWSQGDRPRESGSLLVLAEAVFRLLAVTSRDRGALLVLDDLQDADAETLFILEYLVDNLPAAQTLFVGTLRNEPSDALHLATSGAQRMSCTVVELGRLGLADTRALAAACLDTEPGNLPSPAAELLWRNSAGLPFIVEELLHGMVNEGLLVEGRDGWRVIGELRARVPAALVTSIGVRMEQLGEQAGELLSVAAVIGRRFPLTVVQTVTGTNDRTLHNHLSAAVSANLVTTDETTPGWYAFRHPLTAEALLARQSPARKAALARQAADVVEKLYPGLPGDLCALVASLRLTAMDERAAGHLFARTGRRALDAGAADSAVTMLTKAVDLLAGADAGDRAEVLETLLYALGQTGQFDRAVELSAGFGEIGTLERAAKLHTQLAWAAYIAGRHDECLGQIERARAPLGSAISPAQRAALDAVEANLWLDVPGKTGTAERLARQAWKVAEKTEQPFVVCQALQVLGMLALSRDLSESEQYMQLARRTAEDNHLHHLRTQALVRLGGHRVLMNGDEQTLLLARADAQRTGSITLHCAVDSVRTMHAILRCEFDTAHALLEENLAVLGRLRLTALLQYAHMTRAMSAGHRADRPAMERALDDFRKSGGENAQEMVLSIGLARVFCSLLEEDFERARRELDQVIELEDRRPSRFHLAGQHGLRTLVDTLGGARCPEAGSAVSGMRWNRQFVEFAHAVEHGRRGDTVEAERSVAAALETSVPYPLARHLGLRLIAEPAAADGWGDPAGWLNEAEQYFHGRNIQAVAAACRSLLRKLGAPVRQRRSGVDRVPGDLRASGVTVREYEVLVLLAERMGNKDIGARLHISPRTVEKHVASLLAKTGLADRSALAEHVAGPRPGML